The following is a genomic window from bacterium.
GCGTGTTTTCTGGGCCAGCAGGCGGTCGAGCTGGCGCTCAAAGCATACCTCCTCCACGAGGGCGAGGACCTGGTCAAGATACATTCCCTGGTGGAGCTGTTGGACATGTGCAAGCGATACGAAGAGGGCTTTTCCCGTTTCGACGATGCCGCCCGGGACCTTGAGCATTACTACATCTTCGCCCGTTATCCCAACGGCCTGGGCACCGGCGCGCCCAGCGACCACTTCAACGAGCGCCAGTCCCGCGAGGCCCTCGCGGCGGCCGACGAGGTGCTCGGCTTCGTCAAGGAACGAATTTAAGCCATGGTTCCCGAGGTGGAAGGCCTGCCCCCGCTGTTGACCGTCGCCCTGGTTCTGGGCGTCGTGGCCGCTTTCATCGGCCTGGTGCTCCGTGATGGAGGGGTTGCAGGAGAACGTGCGCTCGCGGATTCTGGCCAACAACGCCCACGTCATGGTG
Proteins encoded in this region:
- a CDS encoding HEPN domain-containing protein; this translates as MPEDKAKGWLREAETQFKAAAALKKGSFHSMACFLGQQAVELALKAYLLHEGEDLVKIHSLVELLDMCKRYEEGFSRFDDAARDLEHYYIFARYPNGLGTGAPSDHFNERQSREALAAADEVLGFVKERI